One segment of Candidatus Falkowbacteria bacterium DNA contains the following:
- a CDS encoding branched-chain amino acid ABC transporter permease has translation MFFWQIILNSLVLGTQVLLLAVPLYLVYSVSKIYHLALGAVGIAAAYGLYFALSNNLPLIIAIAISVLVSLVLSIASYLLLEASARKKEAMFGLLLSLAFGITLESLIAIIFKTDAKSIIGGVLPTIALGDLYITVPGIITIVVGFFLAVFFILLVKKTPWGRDLRSVAENNSLSSSITINSSLVRLSVFVIAGLLAGFVAIMTVMNTALTPQAGFPLVILAFVAMFIGGVFDIRGLVISSYLVTLVPELIISLSPDNLSLSSNWKMAIVFMLAIIILAWRPNGLFTNKVRVD, from the coding sequence ATGTTTTTTTGGCAGATTATATTAAACAGTTTAGTCCTCGGAACCCAAGTATTGTTACTGGCAGTTCCTTTGTACTTAGTTTATTCCGTAAGTAAGATTTATCACCTCGCTTTGGGAGCGGTTGGTATTGCTGCAGCTTATGGTTTGTACTTTGCTCTATCAAATAATTTGCCATTAATCATCGCTATTGCGATCAGTGTATTAGTTTCCTTGGTCCTAAGCATAGCTTCTTATCTTTTACTCGAAGCTTCGGCTAGAAAGAAAGAAGCTATGTTTGGACTATTGTTAAGCCTAGCTTTTGGCATAACACTCGAGTCTCTAATTGCGATTATATTTAAGACTGATGCTAAATCAATTATTGGAGGAGTTCTACCAACAATTGCTCTGGGCGATCTTTATATAACTGTTCCTGGAATAATTACAATTGTAGTGGGATTTTTCTTAGCTGTATTTTTTATTTTACTAGTTAAAAAAACTCCTTGGGGCAGAGATCTAAGAAGTGTGGCTGAGAATAATTCGTTATCATCCAGCATCACAATAAATTCTTCGCTTGTACGTTTAAGTGTTTTTGTGATTGCAGGGTTACTAGCAGGCTTTGTTGCCATCATGACTGTTATGAATACGGCTTTAACGCCGCAGGCAGGTTTCCCTCTTGTTATATTGGCTTTTGTAGCAATGTTTATTGGTGGCGTATTTGATATTAGAGGTTTAGTAATTTCATCTTATTTAGTTACCTTGGTACCTGAATTAATAATTAGTTTGTCGCCTGATAATTTAAGCTTAAGTTCTAATTGGAAAATGGCAATTGTATTTATGTTAGCAATTATTATTTTGGCTTGGCGACCAAACGGTTTGTTTACTAATAAAGTAAGAGTTGATTAA
- a CDS encoding ABC transporter substrate-binding protein: MSKRVKFLRILYVLPLLLVLVLAGCSFNKDTSEAGKSMKVIKLGAILPLSGDAGAYGEQVQNVIDYQLVKVNEKYKDKGIKFEVIYEDGKCTGNDAVNAFQKLTEIDGVKFIIGGFCSSETLAMIPLVKDGKVLLAGPGSSNPQIEKANDYVFSFAYSDNLTGEKLADEMSKYKKVAIISEQNDYNIGLENAWMESLKKYPDVKIVASEKYPKSGNDFRNVLEKVRAAQPDALLLNPNAGAPGQSLIKQLSEIKDWNNYKLFGQIAYMNKSTLALAPKTVEGMIIVDAPQISSEEFKSLKNSIESEKGTLGDLGDYFTASTADNLDVMSSLIVELGEDPIAVRKALVSRDFSGYISKSFNFKNSSFTNVDAAVYVIKNNQPELVK; encoded by the coding sequence ATGAGTAAACGAGTTAAGTTTCTAAGGATTCTTTATGTACTACCACTATTGTTGGTGTTAGTGCTAGCTGGCTGTTCTTTTAATAAAGATACAAGCGAAGCTGGCAAGAGCATGAAAGTGATTAAGCTAGGAGCTATCCTTCCTTTGAGCGGCGACGCCGGCGCTTATGGCGAGCAAGTTCAGAATGTTATTGATTATCAATTAGTCAAAGTAAACGAGAAATACAAAGATAAAGGAATTAAGTTCGAGGTAATTTATGAAGACGGTAAGTGTACTGGTAATGACGCGGTTAATGCTTTCCAGAAGCTAACCGAAATTGATGGTGTTAAATTTATTATTGGTGGTTTTTGTTCTTCAGAAACTTTGGCCATGATTCCTTTGGTTAAAGATGGCAAAGTTTTACTGGCTGGCCCTGGATCATCAAATCCGCAGATCGAGAAAGCTAATGATTATGTTTTCTCCTTCGCCTATAGCGATAACCTTACTGGCGAAAAATTAGCCGACGAAATGAGTAAATACAAGAAAGTCGCAATCATCAGTGAACAGAACGATTATAATATCGGTCTAGAGAATGCTTGGATGGAGTCTCTTAAAAAATATCCTGATGTGAAAATTGTAGCTAGTGAAAAATATCCTAAGAGCGGAAATGATTTTAGAAATGTTTTAGAAAAAGTTAGAGCTGCTCAGCCAGATGCACTTTTATTAAATCCTAATGCTGGCGCACCTGGTCAAAGTTTGATTAAGCAGTTATCCGAAATCAAGGATTGGAATAATTACAAACTTTTTGGACAGATTGCTTATATGAACAAATCTACTTTAGCCTTAGCCCCTAAAACAGTTGAAGGCATGATTATAGTAGATGCACCTCAAATCTCTAGCGAGGAATTTAAGAGCTTGAAAAATAGTATTGAGTCAGAGAAGGGTACTTTAGGTGATCTAGGAGATTACTTTACGGCTTCAACAGCAGATAATTTAGATGTTATGTCTAGTTTGATTGTTGAATTAGGTGAAGACCCTATTGCGGTTAGAAAAGCCTTGGTCTCTCGTGACTTCAGCGGCTATATTAGTAAAAGCTTTAACTTCAAGAATAGTAGCTTTACTAATGTTGATGCGGCTGTTTACGTGATTAAGAATAACCAACCAGAATTAGTTAAATAA